The Cheilinus undulatus linkage group 2, ASM1832078v1, whole genome shotgun sequence genome has a window encoding:
- the LOC121524238 gene encoding C5a anaphylatoxin chemotactic receptor 1 produces MEEYPDFDPMADYNLTDLNFTYELPGTLSPKIQPIQIVALVFYGTVVLLGVPGNALVVWVTGFCMQRSVTSLWFLNLALADLLCCLSIPLLMVPLAHDDHWPFGPLACTLVKGVFYLVMFSSILQLVLISLDRWLLVSRPVWCQNKRRPAMAAVGCVAVWCLALIGSIPQFVYAKEIEAGEEKRECLTQYTKLSAWIVTSYRFIVGFFLPFLVIIICHMAVYSRADSGLTRGRSRSKHTLKVIIAVVLSFFLCWLPLHILDFLALMTPRNSPHSPKLYLAHVLALCLAYFNSCLNPLLYVCLARGFKDSMNRSLRNILKFIDEEPTNRMSITNNDTKSTSNEKEMTKV; encoded by the coding sequence ATGGAGGAATATCCAGATTTTGATCCTATGGCTGACTATAACTTGACCGACTTAAATTTCACATATGAGCTTCCTGGAACTCTCTCACCAAAGATTCAACCCATCCAGATCGTGGCTCTGGTCTTCTACGGCACTGTGGTGCTCCTGGGGGTCCCTGGAAACGCTCTGGTGGTGTGGGTGACGGGCTTCTGCATGCAACGCTCCGTCACTTCTCTCTGGTTTCTCAACTTGGCGCTGGCGGATCTCCTCTGCTGCCTCTCCATCCCTCTGCTTATGGTCCCTCTGGCTCATGATGACCACTGGCCCTTCGGCCCGCTGGCCTGCACTTTGGTCAAAGGTGTGTTTTACCTCGTCATGTTCAGCAGCATCCTGCAGCTGGTTCTGATCAGTCTGGACCGCTGGTTGCTGGTCAGTAGACCTGTCTGGTGTCAAAACAAGAGGCGACCTGCGATGGCTGCGGTTGGCTGTGTAGCCGTCTGGTGCTTGGCACTCATAGGCAGCATCCCACAGTTCGTCTACGCCAAGGAGATCGAAGCAGGGGAAGAAAAGCGCGAGTGCCTGACCCAGTACACCAAACTCAGCGCCTGGATCGTCACCTCCTACCGCTTCATAGTGGGATTCTTCCTCCCCTTCCTGGTGATTATTATCTGCCACATGGCGGTGTACAGCAGAGCAGACAGCGGTCTCACAAGAGGGCGGAGCCGTTCCAAGCACACCCTGAAGGTCATCATCGCCGTGGTGCTCAGCTTCTTCCTGTGCTGGCTTCCTCTCCACATCTTGGACTTTCTTGCATTGATGACCCCTCGAAATTCCCCACACAGTCCCAAACTGTACCTGGCGCACGTTTTAGCACTGTGTCTGGCTTATTTCAACAGCTGCCTCAACCCCCTTCTCTACGTGTGTCTGGCCCGAGGCTTTAAAGACAGCATGAACCGCTCTTTGCGTAACATTCTCAAATTCATCGACGAGGAGCCAACCAACAGAATGAGCATCACTAATAATGACACAAAAAGCACCAGCAATGAAAAGGAGATGACAAAAGTCTGA